In Aedes albopictus strain Foshan chromosome 3, AalbF5, whole genome shotgun sequence, the genomic window TCAAATAGAAGAAAAGAATAACTTACGAATTTAACTAGGTCGACCACTGGCACCTTGGTCTGGTCCTTCTTGCACTCAATGCGCTTGTCCTCACCGACCAGCGACCACAGCTTGGTCAGGTTGATCGTGGGGCAGTACTTGTGGTTGCGGTTCAGATGGAAGTTCCTCATACCGACCTTTCCGAAGTATCCAGGATGGTACTTGTCGAAGTTGATACGATGATGGTGCATACCACCAGCGTTACCGCGACCACCAGGGTGCTTACGGTGCTTGCCTAGAAAGAAGGAAGATGTCCTTTAATCTCACACATAACCTTGATCATTGTGGCAAGGGCGCTTGCTGAGTTTCTTGATTTTGTTGGTCACTGTTTACAAGCACAGTGGCCAACAAACATCCCTAATCTCTAAGCCGGAAACGGAACCGGATTGAAGATCAGAGGCAAGTTTCGAATAAAGCTTGAAGGCACACTCACCATCAATCACTACTGTACTCGGCAAGCGCTCTGTTGTAAACATCCGAACTTACCGATACGACCATGACCGTGGCTGACGTGACCACGTAGCTTCCTGGTCTTCTTTCTCTGGCGTAGATTCTAGAGCAATGCACAGAAGAAATAAAAACGGATTAGTCCTGGAGTCCACACTCCCATAACCACTGTAAACACTGCGCTGCATTTGCTGGTCCGCCTACCCGATACGTCAAGCTCGCATCTCTCTCTCTACACTCGCGACGACGACGTCCCAACACTTCCGAAAAAGTCCCAATTTTCACCCATAATCACCAACGATTCGGCACAAATTCACACTCCCGGCAACCAGCAAACACAGCGCTTCCCGCTCCCACTGGACACAACCGGACACTTACGACCATTGTGGACGAAAGAGGGAAAAACTTTACGCTGCTACCACCGAAATGTGTTCGACAGCAACCAAGTTTACCGGAAAAAGAACGCAAGAGCCGTCCCAGTGACAGCGCGATGACGTTTAGGGTACTGTTTCCGGTGAGGGTGGTGAGTTAGGCGGTGACAGCTGTCTTTTTATGGTGGGCTTGTCGGAATGTGTGATTATTTTGGTGGTGAAATCAGATCGTGAGTCCAGTGAGCTTGAAAAGTAGGTTTCAAATATGATATACACGGAGAAATATATTGACggttttcttgagtgattcctggcagaaactttcttcggtttGCTATTTTACCAGGGAGGGTGTatgcacgtcaaactcgaacaaactacgcctacctaacatgcatcgagcgggccttcccaaacaacacaatgcgattttgcaggccatccccatcggcaacACAGACCGATTttcaagcaggattcgaccaagGCCCAGGTCTCGTTGCCAgtcgacactaacacactcgcaaaagatgagcagtaagTAGGCttgcagtaggcctaccttgccgcttgcgggtcTCCTGgttgctactgcgtactgcgatcgaagaaaaaccggttacttgagcgattcaggcaaggaatttcccatgcatcaagataggctgagaaaattccttctgatctgcaaacagcgctttaacgcgacgatttgaatccgtcgcggaaatagagttaataaactatagaggacgaatgatGCTGgtgtcgccgccgcaacatcttttgctggcggagatagggagaaatataaatgtcaaagcgaataagtatgcagtttgacagatagatacccggcatgttagggcttgttcacaaatgtcataacgctggagggggtaggtgggtgtccttcatggcgttacagcccgaacaaataaaatttttccccatatagatagtgttacgaaggggtgggtgggtgtcaggaaaggccaattttgtctttatgaaatttgtgaatgaacccttacgGCGGACTGTTCAACCGCCAATTTAAATATAATGGGAATGCAGAACGCTATCGGTGAATGATGCGGCGAACGTGTTCCGCTTTGTTGTTGTTCAGTGTTGTTCAGTACTGCAGCATAATTGTACACATATCACGTACAGTAGAAGAAGTGCAACAGAGATGAGAGTGTTTTTGTTGATTGCGCTTTGATTAGGCAGTTGTCTAGAAAGATGGTGTTTTCTCCATCGTATTAatagaattgtaaaaaaaaatagaccattcccgtcgaaAATTTTTAAGTGCTCTACGGCTTTCTGCCAATTTATTGAGCAAACTTTCCCAAACAACCCCCATGTTTTGAAGCCTCtaactatccacttatccgcgagcggtaatggcggcggcgggcataaccaaccggttcggattttgacgtttcgtgggggaaagtcaaaacagtttcattctcctcctcaccccttcacccaccgttcggtggcgccaaccgattgcgatccccaagaaacgtcaaaattcgaatcggttagttgtgcccgccgccgccattaccgctcgcggataagtggattgaaaaacagcaaaaatAAGGCGAAGCTCTATTTTAGACCGCTTTCCTCTTTAGTTTTTATTTTGGTGAAAGTGCGTTTGATCCCGTCCTCCCCCCTCTGACGTTTCTCTTGTGAGGTGAATTTTGCGTCACCTGTTTGGTCGGCTTTTGTTTTtggcactttttcttttgttttgccttgcgactgtcatgcggcggtatgccttgcgagcgtacgaccgccgcaggactctaataaataaaagataagcgcgacaatatattCGCACTGTGGTGTGCACTCTGAAATAATAGTAATCCTCAACTGTTTAAAAATTAATCCTTTTTGTCATTTGCAGCGTTTAAACAGACACCAGTTTAAAAAGTATACTGacgcctaggggcaagacactgtgcaaacgagagcaactctgaggatttctgagtaactctttctgtcgatgatcgacgaaattttttcaaagacatccccaaaactgcaattttcattcagcacacgcaacactttgcagtttgacattggtgccagatcacactttggtataaatgggaggaaatctgaggaactgtgaggaattctgaacaacatttcgagcacagattttctctcgttagatctgtcctgcccctagactGACGCCACATATTAATTTATACTAAGCCAGTTTAGGATGAAATTatgttttccaagagtttcaatCAGCCCAGGAACTTCCAGCAGCTTGCGCGCCAAAATAATATTGTCcgctgtttgatttttttttaaaagtgaTCCCTCGATGGTTCTTCAAAGAAAACCGGCCCACGAATGCAAAGGTAAGTGCTGAAATAAATAATTGTTACCGGACGAGAGCAGGTTAGAATGCAATTCATTCTAGGCACTTTCGAGGACACGTTGAGACAATCGGGAAGTTCCGGCAGTGGTGGATACGGTGGACATTACTCCGAGATGGTCCATTCCGATGGTGGCATCTATGATGGATAGCAAGAATCGATTCAGCCACGGGCAAgacgcccggataaaaactaaccatagggtgtttggtgaaaaccattcctgcaccatacagtgtaccagctacaataatgtatattgtaatgaaatggttcactaaaagcttcgcacattgtagctactatacatttacattcgatttttatgtaacaatatattatactgtttttcttacgtttgaaccattcacttttccgaaacattattttttcgtgcattattaattatttattcagttttagattttttccatgctttgttttgttgatgtttgtgacttttttgatgcaaaggaaaggaaagaaaaaaagtgaataagttgaaacatcaattcagtaacaaattttgaaaacgacgtataatcaatggtgtagcattgattatacgtcgttttcaaaatttgttactgaatttaaaagtaaaaagaaaatcgcgttaagtactgttcctttgaattccactaagaatcaaaggaacagtacttaacgcgatttttttttacttacagatatttccctaacaagcccaggtcaatcatcatcattaatttaaaatcaataaaaagtttttttttttttttgtaagacacggacacgttcaatgcttccagtgagctatttgctctttgaaggaagcacgacactagacaacggactagcatgcaacgcccagtggcacagccgaaaacttttcctgacagctgcggcgggaatcgaacccgcgctccttagcacgatgcgactaaaggcttggtgaccttagccgcacgaccacgaagccacacaatgaaatgtttaaataagtagtaaaccagatctcttaagaactgcagatccaagagatatggtggactaggtatgtagagtgcgatgagaggaatacgattgacgtactttatcgtagagccacgtagagccatctttaacatatggactggactgaatactgaaataaattctaatataggttcgtctgtgggttcgctttttaacctaacttatacttgaatcgaacttgacagttttctcatgagttgttatgtatttccccgtgtatttcaaacttcagtcaaactggagcctcaatattgcaataacagttaagcacgctgtaatgatatttatgtacctcgtcacccacttcatgcaactacattactggtctaataatacttagcgcgctcggcatagttccatcatgccgctcaaagtgttgccacaaataatgcttagtttgcgaaacccagttatctggctggtggggcatgggagcctaagcttcaactgttaatgcaatcagagactactcagacctcgactcagacttagacgtgggcgatccaatatgaagggttatccaaaacgctctggagaattcccaaagcggaTTCTCATAattctagtaagcctaagatgccattaacaggaggaaaatgacaagataatataacattatatggtttatgtaatgtaaaccaatacaacataacaaaagagaatccttccaaaaccatttaatgaaatgtataaccagtagtgaaactacaattgaaaacaatatatttacggtacattttattgtttgaaaccatatgtgtaccatacaatgtacggtttattaaaacccacgtatcacccgaataaaaaatacagtagaaaaaccaaatgttgtattgtaacagtactatttagaaccatattgttacaataaacaccactgtaaaaataaaaaatacaaaaacaataagatgtaatgtagacaactgtatggtgaattgtaaataagatttttacaatatactatacgggttgttaagtatcgtaacaatataaaaaaatatttttctccatatatatttttttacaaaaccatacattttgttgtaaatgaattgtttgaaatactgatacgtgggctttaaaaTACCGTACatagtatggtacacgtatggtttcaaacaataaaatgtaccgtaaatatattgtttttaattgtaatttcactacaggttataaatttaatcatggttttgaaatggttctcttttgttatgttgtattgttttacattagataaaccatataatgttatattatctcgtcatgttccttcgataatggcagttctagtcaaactaacctaaactcgtctaagtctgagtagcctctgattgcattaacagttgaagcttaggctcccatgtcccaccagccagataactgggttttgcaaactaagcattatttgtggcaacactttgagcggcatgatggaactatgcctagcgcgctaagtgttattagaccactaatgtagttgcatgaagtgggtgacgaggtacataagtatcattacagcgtgcttaaccgttattgcaatattgaggctccagtttgactgaactatgaaatatgtacataacaactcatgagaaaactgtcaagttcgattcaactataagtttggttaaaaagcgaagacgaacttatatcagaagtcttttcagtgttcagtccttatgttaaaaatgtcaaagataaatcgcatttaattcggttgttgtacaaggcaatttcacatgagagaagaagagaaagaatagtgttgaactcatccactgatttacggtaatctaaactgcgtctttccgggttgacctacattcgtattcctctcatcgcactctacatacctagcccaccatatctcttggatatgtagtccttaggacacctggtttaccactttatttaaacattttattgactttaaatagatgtttcaacttattcacttttttctctttcatttcctttgcaacaaaaatgtcacgaacatcaacaaaacaaagcacggaaaaaatcataaactgaataaataattaaaaatgcacaaaaaaagattgtttcggaatagtgaatggttcaaacgtaagaaaaacagtataatatattgttacataaagatcggatgtaaatgtatagtagctaccaatgtgcaaaacttttagcgaaccattccattacaatacactatattgtagctggtacactgtatggtacaggaatggttttcaccaaataccctatggttagtttttatccgggcagtaTTTACCtgagtatttataacaattcatttacaatataatgtatggttttgcaaaaaaatatatatggagaaaaatatttttttatattgttacgatacttaaccacccgtatagtatattgtaaaatagctatttatgtaactagttgcaaaaagttgattttttcagcacgagtcgtacatttatccaacgaggcttgccgagttggataaatacgaagagtgctgaaaaatcgagttttgcaacgagttccatacaaaattttatgcaatgattttttttcattatacaactcatttgagttgtataatgttcataatgcaactcaaatgagttgcataattaacattatgcaactatttttcattatgcaactcatttcagttgcataatgaaccggtacggaaaaataggtcattatgatactgaaatgagtagtataaaatagaaattatattactgaattgcataaatcttatttacaatttactgtattgggttctacattacattttattgtttttgtatttttatttttacagtggtgtctattgtaaaaaatatggttttaaatagtactgttacaatacaacgttcggtttttccactgtattttttattcgggcggaAACGTTCGATTTCGATGCTGAGTAAGTGGAGCCCGGACGAGGCGGAAACAAATTCCGGGCAACTCAGAAGCACTGCAGGATGCCGGTGTAAATAAACGAGCAACACAACGAGAACGGCCGTGTTGGTGAAGGAAGATCACCGAGACCAAGCACGATCCACCGATGAAAAATGGCCGAGAAGATAATATTTGTATTTACCAGTTTGTATTTCCCCTAATCGAATAAAATCTCGCCTAATTTTTTATTCTTTGTATGTTTTTATTATgatgaaaaaaacaacaaaaccatttctggagctcgatttgaataggtcgtatgtgcttttgtcgattaaaaatttgatcagttggattcgctcataatagcgaaaaccgttgaaattgagcaaagttgatacaaacAGCAGatccctcacaaaacaggctttctgttccatcattgaaagtttgcaaaatatctgccatattgctacaatgactaaaataaactgatcgaattttatatcgacaaaagcacatatgacctattcaaatcgagctccagatttaaacaaattatttttaaatccagTTTAAACTAgccttcagtaacaaattttgaaaacgacgtataatcaatgctacatcattgattatacgtcgttttcaaaatttattactgccttaatattTGCAACTTATACTGGAATTCGTTTATATCAAAGTTATACTAGGCCAGTATAGGGTGCGTATAAACCAAGCTTGGGGTCAACCAGGAGAAATGAATTTAGTGtgggatt contains:
- the LOC109424715 gene encoding large ribosomal subunit protein uL15, whose protein sequence is MVNLRQRKKTRKLRGHVSHGHGRIGKHRKHPGGRGNAGGMHHHRINFDKYHPGYFGKVGMRNFHLNRNHKYCPTINLTKLWSLVGEDKRIECKKDQTKVPVVDLVKFGYFKLLGTGHIPKQPIIVKAKFFSRKAENKIKMAGGACILRA